A genomic stretch from Kwoniella europaea PYCC6329 chromosome 2, complete sequence includes:
- a CDS encoding guanine nucleotide-binding protein subunit beta-like protein, translating into MAEPLVFKGTLAGHSGWITAIATSSENPDMILTASRDKTIIVWQLTRDDGSFGFPKKILHGHNHFVSDVVISSDGQFALSSSWDHTLRLWDLNTGLTTRKFVGHTGDVLSVSFSADNRQIVSASRDRTIKLWNTLGECKFNITEDGHSEWVSCVRFSPNPVIPVIVSAGWDKTVKVWELSKCKLKTNHYGHTGYINTLAVSPDGSLAASGGKDGITMLWDLNDGKHLYSLDAGDVVNALVFSPNRYWLCAATSSSIKIFDLESKSIVDDLRPDFDGLSDKARKPECTSLAWSADGQTLFAGFSDNLVRVWVVVV; encoded by the exons ATGGCTGAGCCTCTCGTATTCAAGGGTACCCTCGCCGGCCACTCCGGCTGGATCACCGCCATCGCTACTTCAAGTGAAAACCCAGACATGATCTTGACCGCTTCTAGGG ACAagaccatcatcgtctggCAACTCACtcgagatgatggatctttCGGTTTCCCCAAAAAGATCCTCCACGGACACAACCACTTTGTATCTGATGTGGTCATCTCATCCGATGGTCAATTCGCTCTTTCCTCATCGTGGGACCACACCCTCAGATTATGGGACTTGAACACCGGTTTGACCACAAGAAAATTCGTTGGACACACTGGTGATGTTCTTTC CGTCTCATTCTCCGCTGACAACCGACAAATCGTCTCCGCTTCCCGAGACCGAACTATCAAGCTCTGGAACACCCTCGGTGAATGTAAATTCAACATCACCGAAGATGGTCACTCCGAATGGGTTTCATGTGTTCGATTCTCCCCTAACCCCGTTATCCCTGTCATCGTATCTGCCGGTTGGGACAAGAccgtcaag GTTTGGGAACTTTCCAAGTGTAAGCTCAAGACCAACCACTACGGTCACACCGGATACATCAACACCCTCGCTGTCTCTCCCGACGGATCTCTCGCTGCTTCAGGTGGTAAAGATGGTATCACCATGCTTTGGGACTTGAACGATGGTAAACACCTTTACTCCCTCGATGCCGGAGATGTCGTCAACGCCCTTGTCTTCTCCCCTAACCGATACTGGCTCTGTGCTgctacctcctcttccatcaagatCTTCGACCTTGAATCCAA ATCAATCGTCGATGACCTCCGACCAGACTTTGACGGTCTCTCCGACAAAGCTCGAAAACCCGAATGTACTTCTCTCGCTTGGTCCGCTGATGGTCAAACTCTTTTCGCTGGTTTCTCAGACAACCTCGTTAGAGTCTGGGTTGTTGTCGTATAA